Below is a window of Caballeronia insecticola DNA.
TCAACGATGAGAGACAACCTTTCCGGGCGTGACGTCGCACGCCTGGGCGACAAGACAGACCACGGCGGCACGATCATCGAAGCCGCTTCCGACCTCTCGCACAGGGGCGTCGCGGTCGCGCTCGACAAGCATTTGACCGAATGCCCCAAATGCGGCGGGACCTATCCCATCATCGCCACTTCTGCGCGCAAGCATCGAGGCGTGAAAGTCGCGAGCATCGGCGATATGACCGCATGCGGCGCACGCATAATCGGAAGCGAGGCGTGAACGTATGGCTTGGAACGCAAAGAGTCGCACTATCACGTTTGCCTGTGACGCGTTGCCCGAACTGGTCAGCCGTGGACACAAAGGCAAGGAATACCGTGAGCAGTTGCTCACGGTTCGCAGCATTCAGGGACGCGAAGCGGTTGGGGAACTCTTCGAATATTCCGTTCTTGCCGAAGTCGAAGACATTGACCTTTTGCTCAATCCCGCCAATGCAGCACAGATCGATTTGGGAAAGCTCCTCAACAAAGAGGGCTCGGTAGAAATCCAAGTCGATGGGATCGGTACATTTCGCCCCGGCCAGCAAGGCGAAACGGGCTATGCAAACATCGGCGCAGACATCCGCTACCTGAGCGGCAACATCAGAGAGGCGAGAATCCTATGCCGCGAGGATCGCGCGCCCCTCTATGAATTCGTGTTGCGCCCCGCCGTCTGGCGTGCTTCGCAGAATCAAAATTCCCGCATTTTTAGGGGCGTCTCGGTAACGGAGGTGCTTAGTGAACTCCTGCGCGATTACGGATTGATCGAGTGGCGTATCGGGGGACCTTCGAACAGCAGCAAACGCTACTATCCGGCGCGCGATTTCATTCGACAGGCATGGGAAAGCGATTGGAATTTCGCGCTGCGCTTGATGGAAGAATGGGGCCTGTTTTTCTGGTTCGAGCATCAAAAGCGCTCGCATACGCTGGTGATTTCCGACTCGCTCAGCGGCTTTCATCCTCATGGTGTTGCCTATGAAACGCTGCGCTATCACACGGGCGCGCGCATCGACGAGGAGCACATCAGCGAACTGTCCGTGACCTACACCACGACAGCGGGCCACGTCACCGTCAATGACCATGACTACATGTCTCCGCGCTTGCAAAAGAGTAGCGCTGCGCTGCGTGAGGAGTATGTGGACGCGAGCGGCACCGGACACCAACGCATCGAAATCTACGCGCCCGCCGAATTTGCGCAGCCTAGCGCGATTGATGAGAATGAGCAGCTCAAGGGCATTCAGCGCCTGAGAGAAGAGGGACAATATCTTGCGATGGTGAAACTTCAGGCGGTCCGCTGTACGGGACTGCGCGCACACGGCAAGGGGCATTTGCGCGGGCTTCAGCCGGGTCGAACGTTCAAGCTGGTGGACTATCCGCAAGAGGCGGCGAACCGTGAATATATCGTGCTCGCTTGCAACCTCGAAATAAGCGAGGTCGGTACGTCTTCGGGGAAATGGCCCACCTACAAGGTTGATACCTCATTCGAGCTACAGCCCGCGACCGAGTACTACCGCCTGCCGCAAGTCACGCCACGGCCACATGTCGGCAATGAGTACGCCGTCATCGTCACGCCGAAACACCAGACGGACGGAAACTATGAATGGTGGGTCGATGACAAGAACCGCGCGCTGATTCAATACGACTGGGACCGTCAGGCGAACTTTGACGGCTCGACTTCGATCTGGGTCCGGGTCGCCACGCAATGGCAAGGCAGTCAGATGGGCGTGGTTATGCCCGCACGCGCCGGACAAATGGTGATCGTCTCGCACGTACACGGCGACCCTGACCGGCCGTATATCTCCGCGTTCGTCGTTGACCGGTGGAATCTGCCGCCGTGGGAACTGCCCCGCAATGCCGCGATCAGTGGCACCCGAACGCAGAGTTTAGGCAATAGCTTTGCGTCGAATCACGTTGCTTTCGACGACACATTCGAGAGGATGCAGCCGCAACTCGCGAGCGATCACGACAAGTCGAGCTTGAGTCTCGGCTTTAACACGCGCATCGATGGTAACAAGGGAAGACAGGAGGCACGAGGATCGGGCTTTGAACTGAGAACGGACGGACACGGCGCGGCGCGCGCGGCTAAGGGTCTGCTGATAACGACCGAGGCACGCCCGAAGGCGCAAGGCCATGCGCTCGACATGGGCGAGACAGTAGCGCGGCTCACACAAGCGCGCGATATCCACGAAACGTTAGCCGGGACCGCACAGGGACACGGCGCGCAATCCGGGCTCGACAAGCAGGCGGACGTGGCCAAGACGATCAAGGCCGCGAACGACGAGCTACGCGGGAACAACGCAGCAAAGGCCAACGCTGACACGTTCCCCGAGTTCACCGCGCCACATTTGACGCTATCGAGTCCAGCGGGCATTCAGAGCACGACGGCCGGCAGCACGCATGTAGCGAGCGGCGTAGACCTTGCTGTGACGAGCGGGCGCAATGTCAGCATCGCGGCGGCACTCTCGATGTTTGCGAGTGTGGCGAACACCATTGCGTTGTTCGTGCAAAAGGCGGGAATCGCGCTCACTGCGGCGGCGGGAAAAATTCGCATCGAGGCGCAGAGCGATAGCGTGCAAATCATCTCGCACAAAGACGGCGACATCATCAGCCAGGACGGCTGGCTCAATCTGACCGCCGCGAAGGGAATACGCCTGCACGGCGGCGGGACTTTGTTAGAAATCAGTCCGCAAGGCGTGCTCGGCTTTACGAACGGCGACTTCCTGATTCATGCGGCAAGTCACGCGACTGACGCGCCACAGGAGAAGCCGGTCAAGCTGCCGATGACGGATATTAAGGACGCGAAGATCGCGGAGTCGTTCGTGCTGGTCGATAACCGCTCAGGGCTGCGCATTGCGAATCAACCCTACCGCATTACGCTGGAGGACGGGCAGGTTATCAAAGGCAAGACCGACGACGCCGGGGAAATGGCATTAGTACTTGCCAACACAATGCAGCCCGCCACAGTGGAAGTGCTGCATAACGATGGCACGGACAACCCTACTGCGATCTTATCGGCGATGCTTACGCAATCTGCCGATCAAGGTACGCCGCCGGTCATCGTCGCTGATAAGAAAACGAGCCGTGTAGGTAATCGCGATCTTCAACTTAACGACACCTCGCCTGCATCGTCAGGCCGTGACATTTTCTATGCACTGTGCCAGCCGTATAACTGGGGAATGCGCTATAGCGTGAAGGACAGCAAAGAACCGAAACGACTCGCGTTCCCGGTGGCGCAGCAATATACAATCGACCTTGCAACCGTGCTGATTGAGAAAGTGAAATGGGGTGCGAACTATTTTGGTAAGGGGACACCCGAAATTACTATTGATCGGTTTCCGCTCGGAAAAGACAATGCCAGAAACATTGCTCGGAGACTTTCTCC
It encodes the following:
- a CDS encoding PAAR domain-containing protein; translation: MRDNLSGRDVARLGDKTDHGGTIIEAASDLSHRGVAVALDKHLTECPKCGGTYPIIATSARKHRGVKVASIGDMTACGARIIGSEA
- a CDS encoding type VI secretion system Vgr family protein; this translates as MAWNAKSRTITFACDALPELVSRGHKGKEYREQLLTVRSIQGREAVGELFEYSVLAEVEDIDLLLNPANAAQIDLGKLLNKEGSVEIQVDGIGTFRPGQQGETGYANIGADIRYLSGNIREARILCREDRAPLYEFVLRPAVWRASQNQNSRIFRGVSVTEVLSELLRDYGLIEWRIGGPSNSSKRYYPARDFIRQAWESDWNFALRLMEEWGLFFWFEHQKRSHTLVISDSLSGFHPHGVAYETLRYHTGARIDEEHISELSVTYTTTAGHVTVNDHDYMSPRLQKSSAALREEYVDASGTGHQRIEIYAPAEFAQPSAIDENEQLKGIQRLREEGQYLAMVKLQAVRCTGLRAHGKGHLRGLQPGRTFKLVDYPQEAANREYIVLACNLEISEVGTSSGKWPTYKVDTSFELQPATEYYRLPQVTPRPHVGNEYAVIVTPKHQTDGNYEWWVDDKNRALIQYDWDRQANFDGSTSIWVRVATQWQGSQMGVVMPARAGQMVIVSHVHGDPDRPYISAFVVDRWNLPPWELPRNAAISGTRTQSLGNSFASNHVAFDDTFERMQPQLASDHDKSSLSLGFNTRIDGNKGRQEARGSGFELRTDGHGAARAAKGLLITTEARPKAQGHALDMGETVARLTQARDIHETLAGTAQGHGAQSGLDKQADVAKTIKAANDELRGNNAAKANADTFPEFTAPHLTLSSPAGIQSTTAGSTHVASGVDLAVTSGRNVSIAAALSMFASVANTIALFVQKAGIALTAAAGKIRIEAQSDSVQIISHKDGDIISQDGWLNLTAAKGIRLHGGGTLLEISPQGVLGFTNGDFLIHAASHATDAPQEKPVKLPMTDIKDAKIAESFVLVDNRSGLRIANQPYRITLEDGQVIKGKTDDAGEMALVLANTMQPATVEVLHNDGTDNPTAILSAMLTQSADQGTPPVIVADKKTSRVGNRDLQLNDTSPASSGRDIFYALCQPYNWGMRYSVKDSKEPKRLAFPVAQQYTIDLATVLIEKVKWGANYFGKGTPEITIDRFPLGKDNARNIARRLSPVITMALTSSDGGTYALPVEAIPAVIVTDTALIGGAKGAFDGNSWSLSINTEALRVLFQSCDIKEQRQRETFVTSNLRDFVDTIFHETRHCQQYFWIYAVAQQMTTMFPDTPNIAAWPGVVTQRNDGAKVAAIAAHQPIPNDSLSLAGIKQMAAGMYVWNLSVWRQNASTIGNAWYPSFAPDASALADEYNRAYKQAKEILKDVGAGGASIDIDDMVADAGGEGYASRPWENDAFFCGEIAGEYWSHDHAPDGLVGNQCSRQYALAHNGRERNRAAANGA